A genomic window from Punica granatum isolate Tunisia-2019 chromosome 2, ASM765513v2, whole genome shotgun sequence includes:
- the LOC116194250 gene encoding uncharacterized protein LOC116194250, translated as MARNPSLQPEIGPDGLPREAPVIAYTEKIIEEEQLQLKKYIQENYSKIRDVERELANLSMEMKLTAGPKKAALELLRKKIQASTERIRVAKQKEEQAQKAWEAASKVVKEEEALKQKLCEDLSNLVQESSNSQYSRLEELKRRLAALNPSRSSSVTLDGKPVQSVESGTSQGASSVPRMSEASGITENTDKKGSSGDSRATNRQNQESPIEGEGRAKNKIQFHGRGKGIGAVPKGKNSGPGWTGAGFDVDGRT; from the exons ATGGCTCGAAATCCTTCCCTCCAGCCGGAGATCGGCCCCGACGGCCTCCCTAGAGAAGCTCCCGTCATCGCCTACACCGAGAAG ATAATCGAGGAAGAACAGCTTCAACTGAAGAA ATACATTCAAGAAAACTACTCTAAGATTCGTGATGTCGAACGGGAGCTGGCGAATCTTTCCATGGAAATGAAGCTGACTGCTGGACCAAAGAAAGCAG CACTCGAGCTCTTGAGAAAGAAAATACAGGCTTCAACTGAAAGAATTCGAGTGGCGAAGCAGAAGGAAGAACAGGCACAAAAG GCCTGGGAAGCAGCATCAAAGGTGGTCAAGGAGGAGGAAGCATTGAAGCAGAAGCTGTGCGAAGACCTATCAAATCTG GTTCAAGAAAGCAGTAACTCTCAGTATTCTAGACTGGAGGAATTGAAAAGACGACTTGCAGCTCTTAATCCAAGTAGATCATCATCTGTCACTCTG GATGGGAAACCAGTGCAATCTGTTGAAAGTGGTACCAGCCAGGGTGCTTCCTCAGTTCCTCGCATGTCAGAAGCTAGTGGAATAACTGAAAATACAGATAAAAAAGGAAGTTCTGGGGATTCTAGAGCCACAAACAGACAAAATCAAGAGTCTCCAATTGAGGGAGAAGGCAGGGCAAAGAACAAGATCCAGTTCCATGGAAGAGGGAAGGGGATCGGGGCAGTTCCGAAAGGTAAGAATTCAGGGCCTGGCTGGACTGGGGCTGGGTTTGATGTGGACGGTAGAACTTGA